One part of the Pseudomonas sp. MYb118 genome encodes these proteins:
- a CDS encoding chemotaxis protein CheW, which yields MTESLTAFELLLQIDQRCRLLAADLPSQPTRQDGWSGIGFRLGEHWYVAPMGEVSEILHEPRLTHLPGVKPWVKGVANLRGRLLPMMDLCGFFGHELSPLRKQRRVLVVEHEDVFAGLLVDEVSGLQHFEQDNFEPLPVGERQGAKAEFVHGHFRRERDWRVFSPFALARSPGFMNVAVL from the coding sequence ATGACCGAGTCGCTGACCGCCTTCGAACTGCTGCTGCAGATCGACCAGCGCTGCCGCCTGCTGGCGGCGGACCTGCCGTCCCAGCCTACCCGGCAGGACGGCTGGAGCGGCATCGGTTTTCGCCTCGGCGAGCACTGGTATGTCGCGCCGATGGGCGAAGTCAGCGAAATCCTGCATGAGCCACGGCTCACGCACCTGCCGGGGGTCAAACCCTGGGTCAAGGGCGTGGCCAACCTGCGTGGGCGCCTGTTGCCGATGATGGATCTGTGCGGCTTTTTCGGCCATGAACTGTCGCCACTGCGCAAGCAGCGACGGGTGCTGGTGGTGGAGCACGAGGACGTGTTCGCCGGGTTGCTGGTCGATGAGGTTTCAGGCCTGCAGCATTTCGAACAGGACAATTTCGAGCCGCTGCCGGTGGGTGAGCGACAGGGCGCCAAGGCCGAGTTCGTGCACGGGCATTTCCGCCGGGAGCGGGACTGGCGAGTGTTCAGCCCGTTCGCGCTGGCACGGTCGCCGGGTTTCATGAATGTAGCTGTTCTGTAG
- the pilH gene encoding twitching motility response regulator PilH translates to MARILIVDDSPTEMYKLTGMLEKHGHEVLKAENGADGVALARQEKPDAVLMDIVMPGLNGFQATRQLTKDPETGHIPVIIITTKDQETDKVWGTRQGAKDYLTKPVDEDTLIKTLNNVLAG, encoded by the coding sequence ATGGCACGTATTCTGATCGTCGATGATTCGCCGACCGAAATGTACAAACTGACCGGCATGCTGGAAAAGCACGGTCATGAAGTGTTGAAGGCCGAAAACGGCGCCGACGGCGTGGCACTCGCCCGCCAGGAAAAACCCGACGCCGTGCTGATGGACATCGTCATGCCCGGCCTCAACGGCTTCCAGGCGACCCGCCAGCTGACCAAGGACCCGGAAACCGGGCACATTCCAGTGATCATCATCACCACCAAGGACCAGGAAACCGACAAGGTCTGGGGCACTCGCCAGGGCGCCAAAGACTACCTGACCAAGCCGGTCGATGAAGACACCCTGATCAAGACCCTGAACAACGTGCTGGCCGGTTGA
- the pilG gene encoding twitching motility response regulator PilG, giving the protein MDQHSSALKVMVIDDSKTIRRTAETLLKNAGCEVITAIDGFDALAKIADNHPGIVFVDIMMPRLDGYQTCALIKNNPAFKSTPVIMLSSKDGLFDKAKGRIVGSDQFLTKPFSREELLNAIQAHVPGFAAVLPQQDTQ; this is encoded by the coding sequence ATGGATCAGCATTCCAGCGCCTTGAAGGTCATGGTGATCGACGATTCGAAGACGATTCGCCGCACCGCCGAAACATTGCTGAAGAACGCAGGATGTGAGGTCATCACGGCCATCGACGGTTTCGATGCCCTGGCCAAGATTGCCGATAATCATCCTGGCATTGTCTTTGTCGACATCATGATGCCGCGCCTGGATGGTTATCAGACCTGCGCCCTGATCAAGAACAACCCTGCGTTCAAGTCCACGCCGGTGATCATGCTGTCGTCCAAGGACGGCTTGTTCGACAAGGCCAAGGGGCGCATCGTCGGTTCCGACCAGTTTTTGACCAAGCCTTTCAGCAGGGAAGAATTGCTGAACGCGATCCAGGCCCATGTACCGGGCTTCGCCGCCGTTTTGCCGCAACAGGACACGCAGTGA
- the gshB gene encoding glutathione synthase, which produces MSVRVGIVMDPIASISYKKDSSLAMLLAAQKRGWELFYMEQRDLYQLEGQARARMRPLKVFANPEKWFELDAEQDSLLSDLDVILMRKDPPFDMEFVYCTYLLEQAESAGVLVVNKPQSLRDCNEKLFATLFPQCTPPTVVSRRADVLREFAAKHGDVILKPLDGMGGTSIFRHRAGDPNLSVILETLTALGNQQIMGQAYLPAIKDGDKRILMIDGEPVDYCLARIPAAGETRGNLAAGGRGEARPLSEKDRWIAAQVGPTLRAKGLLFVGLDVIGEHLTEINVTSPTCIREIDNAFGTDIGGMLMEAIDQKLKAR; this is translated from the coding sequence ATGAGCGTTCGCGTCGGGATTGTCATGGACCCTATCGCCAGCATTTCCTATAAAAAGGATAGTTCGCTGGCCATGCTGCTGGCTGCGCAGAAGCGCGGCTGGGAACTGTTCTATATGGAACAGCGCGATCTCTATCAGCTCGAGGGCCAGGCCCGGGCGCGGATGCGTCCGTTGAAAGTGTTCGCCAACCCGGAAAAATGGTTCGAACTGGACGCCGAGCAGGATTCGCTGCTCAGCGATCTGGACGTGATCCTGATGCGCAAGGATCCGCCGTTCGACATGGAGTTCGTGTACTGCACCTATCTGCTGGAGCAGGCCGAGAGCGCCGGCGTGCTGGTGGTGAACAAGCCGCAAAGCCTGCGCGATTGCAACGAAAAGCTGTTTGCCACGCTGTTCCCGCAGTGCACGCCACCGACCGTGGTCAGCCGCCGCGCCGACGTGCTGCGTGAGTTTGCCGCCAAACATGGCGACGTGATCCTCAAGCCCCTGGACGGCATGGGCGGCACGTCGATCTTCCGTCACCGCGCGGGCGATCCGAACCTGTCGGTGATCCTCGAGACCCTGACCGCACTGGGCAACCAGCAGATCATGGGCCAGGCCTACCTGCCGGCGATCAAGGACGGCGACAAACGCATCCTGATGATCGACGGCGAGCCTGTGGATTACTGCCTGGCGCGCATTCCCGCCGCTGGCGAAACCCGCGGCAACCTGGCCGCCGGTGGCCGTGGCGAAGCCCGCCCGCTGAGCGAGAAGGATCGCTGGATCGCCGCGCAAGTCGGCCCGACCCTGCGCGCCAAAGGCCTGTTGTTCGTCGGCCTGGACGTGATCGGCGAGCACCTGACCGAGATCAACGTCACCAGCCCGACCTGCATTCGCGAGATCGATAATGCCTTCGGCACCGACATCGGCGGCATGCTGATGGAGGCCATTGATCAGAAGCTCAAGGCTCGTTGA
- a CDS encoding energy transducer TonB: MTLPSDLPAELAHRGVRPADRLGFTLFLAALVHLALLLGVGFTMVEPQKISKTLEITLATFKSEKKPQKADFLAQENQEGSGTLDKKAIPKTTEVAPFQDNKVQKFTPPPAAKPEAPQAAPKAAVATVAPKPKKAPTKTEEPKPVTQPAVAAPTFDTEQLSSDIASLEAELAQEQQLYAKRPRIHRLSAASTMRDKGAWYKDEWRKKVERIGNLNYPEEARRKQIYGNLRLMVSINRDGSLYEVLVLESSGQPLLDQAAQRIVRLAAPFAPFTGDLSDIDRLEIIRTWKFARGDRLSSN, encoded by the coding sequence ATGACACTTCCGTCCGATCTGCCCGCTGAACTCGCCCACCGTGGCGTGCGCCCGGCCGATCGCCTCGGATTTACCCTGTTCCTGGCGGCACTGGTGCACCTGGCGTTGCTGCTGGGCGTAGGGTTCACCATGGTCGAACCGCAGAAGATCAGCAAAACCCTGGAAATCACCCTCGCCACCTTCAAGAGCGAAAAGAAGCCGCAGAAGGCTGACTTTCTCGCCCAGGAAAACCAGGAAGGCAGCGGCACCCTGGATAAAAAGGCGATCCCCAAGACCACCGAGGTCGCGCCGTTCCAGGACAACAAGGTGCAGAAATTCACGCCTCCGCCGGCGGCCAAGCCTGAGGCCCCGCAAGCTGCGCCCAAGGCGGCCGTAGCCACCGTGGCACCCAAGCCGAAAAAAGCACCGACCAAGACTGAAGAACCCAAGCCCGTCACCCAGCCTGCCGTGGCGGCGCCCACTTTCGACACCGAACAACTGTCCAGCGACATCGCCAGCCTGGAAGCCGAACTGGCCCAGGAACAACAGCTCTACGCCAAGCGCCCGCGCATCCACCGCCTGAGCGCGGCATCGACCATGCGCGACAAGGGCGCCTGGTACAAGGACGAGTGGCGCAAGAAGGTCGAACGCATCGGCAACCTCAACTACCCCGAGGAAGCTCGCCGCAAGCAGATCTACGGCAACCTGCGACTGATGGTCTCGATCAACCGCGACGGCTCGCTGTATGAAGTGCTGGTGCTGGAATCCTCCGGCCAGCCGCTGCTCGACCAGGCCGCACAGCGCATCGTGCGCCTGGCCGCGCCGTTTGCACCGTTTACCGGCGACCTGTCGGACATCGACCGCCTGGAAATCATCCGCACCTGGAAATTCGCCCGCGGGGATCGCCTGTCCAGCAACTGA
- a CDS encoding YqgE/AlgH family protein, which translates to MKNVSPSYLKHHFLIAMPHMADPNFAHTLTYIVEHTANGAMGLVVNRPQDLNLADILEQLRPDIEPPLLCQHVPIFIGGPVQTDRGFVLHPSGQKYQATVDLEGELSLSTSQDVLFAIADGVGPAKSLITLGYAGWEAGQLESELAQNAWLTCPYDPDILFNTSSELRLEAAARHLGVNLSLLTSQAGHA; encoded by the coding sequence ATGAAAAATGTCAGCCCCAGTTACCTCAAGCATCACTTCCTGATCGCCATGCCTCACATGGCCGACCCGAACTTTGCGCACACCTTGACCTACATCGTCGAGCACACGGCCAATGGTGCCATGGGGCTGGTGGTCAACCGTCCGCAAGACCTGAACCTGGCCGACATCCTCGAGCAATTGCGCCCGGATATCGAGCCGCCACTGCTGTGCCAGCACGTGCCGATTTTCATCGGTGGCCCGGTGCAGACCGATCGCGGCTTCGTTCTGCACCCCTCGGGGCAGAAGTATCAGGCGACCGTTGATCTGGAAGGCGAACTCTCGCTGTCCACCTCCCAGGACGTACTGTTCGCCATCGCCGACGGCGTCGGCCCGGCCAAGAGCCTGATCACCCTGGGCTACGCCGGCTGGGAAGCCGGGCAGCTGGAATCGGAACTGGCGCAGAACGCCTGGCTGACCTGCCCTTACGACCCCGACATCCTGTTCAACACCAGCAGCGAACTGCGCCTGGAAGCAGCGGCCCGGCACCTGGGTGTCAACCTCAGCCTGCTCACCAGCCAGGCGGGGCACGCCTGA
- the ruvX gene encoding Holliday junction resolvase RuvX, protein MALRLILGFDYGTKQIGVAVGQVVTGQARELCTLKAQNGVPDWNQVEALIKEWKPDAVVVGLPLNMDGTPSDMCARAEKFARRLNGRFNLPFYTHDERLTTFEAKGERLARGGQKGSYRDNPVDAIAAALLLQGWLDENGELFET, encoded by the coding sequence ATGGCCCTGCGCCTGATCCTGGGTTTCGACTACGGCACCAAACAGATCGGCGTGGCGGTCGGCCAGGTCGTTACCGGCCAGGCGCGCGAGCTGTGCACGCTGAAGGCACAAAACGGCGTTCCCGACTGGAATCAGGTCGAAGCCCTCATTAAAGAGTGGAAGCCCGACGCGGTCGTGGTCGGCCTGCCGCTGAACATGGATGGCACGCCCAGCGACATGTGCGCCCGCGCGGAAAAATTCGCCCGGCGCCTCAATGGCCGCTTCAACCTGCCCTTCTATACCCATGATGAACGCCTGACCACCTTCGAGGCCAAGGGCGAGCGCCTGGCCCGTGGCGGACAGAAAGGCAGTTACCGAGACAATCCGGTGGACGCCATCGCCGCCGCCCTGCTGCTGCAAGGCTGGCTCGACGAAAACGGCGAGCTGTTCGAAACCTGA
- the pyrR gene encoding bifunctional pyr operon transcriptional regulator/uracil phosphoribosyltransferase PyrR, translating into MSLPNPAELISQMAIRLKAHLEHRGIREPRFIGIRTGGVWVAQALLKELGSAEPLGTLDVSFYRDDFSQNGLHPQVRPSALPFEIEGQDLVLIDDVLMSGRTIRAAMNELFDYGRPASVTLVCLLDLDAGELPIRPNVLGATLSLAAHERVKLSGPELSLEVQDLAL; encoded by the coding sequence ATGAGCCTGCCAAATCCCGCCGAACTGATCAGCCAGATGGCGATCCGTCTCAAGGCACACCTGGAACACCGGGGCATCCGCGAACCGCGCTTCATCGGTATCCGTACCGGCGGTGTCTGGGTCGCCCAGGCCCTGCTCAAGGAGCTGGGCAGCGCTGAACCGCTGGGCACGCTCGACGTTTCCTTTTATCGCGATGACTTCAGCCAGAACGGCCTGCACCCGCAGGTGCGCCCTTCGGCCCTGCCGTTCGAGATCGAAGGCCAGGACCTGGTGCTGATCGACGACGTGCTGATGAGCGGCCGGACCATCCGCGCGGCGATGAACGAACTGTTCGACTACGGCCGCCCGGCCAGCGTGACCCTGGTCTGCCTGCTGGACCTGGACGCCGGCGAACTGCCGATCCGCCCGAACGTGCTCGGTGCGACCCTGTCCCTGGCCGCCCACGAACGCGTGAAGTTGTCGGGCCCGGAACTGTCGCTCGAAGTCCAAGACCTCGCCCTTTAA
- a CDS encoding aspartate carbamoyltransferase catalytic subunit, producing the protein MTPPDTKRPLQLNDQGQLRHFLSLDGLRRELLTEILDTADSFLEVGARAVKKVPLLRGKTVCNVFFENSTRTRTTFELAAQRLSADVITLNVSTSSASKGETLLDTLRNLEAMAADMFVVRHGDSGAAHFIAEHVCPQVAIINGGDGRHAHPTQGMLDMLTIRRHKGGFENLSVAIVGDILHSRVARSNMLALKTLGCPDIRVIAPKTLLPIGIEQYGVKVYTDMAEGLKDVDVVIMLRLQRERMAGGLLPSEGEFYRLFGLTTARLAGAKPDCIVMHPGPINRGVEIESAVADGPHSVILNQVTYGIAIRMAVLSMAMSGQTAQRQLEQGQFEQENAQ; encoded by the coding sequence ATGACGCCTCCAGACACCAAGCGCCCGCTGCAGCTCAATGATCAGGGCCAGCTGCGCCACTTCCTCTCGCTCGACGGCCTGCGCCGCGAGTTGCTGACGGAAATCCTCGACACCGCCGACTCGTTCCTCGAGGTTGGCGCACGGGCCGTGAAGAAGGTCCCGCTGCTGCGCGGCAAGACCGTGTGCAACGTGTTCTTCGAGAACTCCACCCGTACCCGTACCACCTTCGAGCTGGCGGCACAGCGCCTATCCGCCGACGTGATCACCCTGAACGTGTCCACGTCGTCGGCGAGCAAGGGCGAAACCCTGCTCGATACGCTGCGCAACCTGGAAGCCATGGCCGCCGACATGTTCGTCGTGCGCCACGGTGATTCCGGTGCCGCGCACTTCATCGCCGAACATGTGTGCCCGCAAGTGGCGATCATCAATGGCGGCGACGGCCGGCACGCGCACCCGACCCAGGGCATGCTCGACATGCTGACGATCCGCCGCCACAAGGGCGGCTTCGAAAACCTTTCGGTGGCCATCGTCGGCGACATCCTGCACTCGCGGGTCGCGCGCTCGAACATGCTGGCCCTGAAAACCCTCGGCTGCCCGGACATCCGCGTGATCGCGCCCAAGACCCTGCTGCCGATCGGCATCGAACAGTACGGCGTGAAGGTCTACACCGACATGGCCGAAGGCCTCAAAGACGTCGATGTGGTGATCATGCTGCGCCTGCAACGTGAACGCATGGCCGGTGGCCTGCTGCCCAGCGAAGGCGAGTTCTACCGCCTGTTCGGCCTGACCACCGCGCGCCTGGCCGGGGCCAAGCCGGACTGCATCGTCATGCACCCGGGACCGATCAACCGTGGCGTGGAAATCGAGTCGGCGGTGGCCGACGGCCCGCACTCGGTGATTCTCAACCAGGTGACCTACGGCATCGCCATTCGCATGGCGGTGCTGTCGATGGCCATGAGCGGGCAGACCGCGCAGCGCCAATTGGAACAAGGACAATTCGAGCAGGAGAACGCCCAGTGA
- a CDS encoding dihydroorotase, translating to MKLSILGARVIDPASGLDQVTDIHIEACKIVAIGAAPAGFVAVDSIDAKGLVAAPGLVDLNVALREPGYSRKGSIVNETRAAAAGGVTSLCCPPKTKPVLDTSAVAELILDRAREAGNTKVFPIGALSKGLDGEQLAELVALRDAGCVAFGNGLDSFRNTRTLCRALEYAATFDLTVIFNSQDHDLAEGGLAHEGPTASFLGLPGIPETAETVALARDLLLVEQSGVRAHFSQLTSARGVALIAQAQARGLPVTADVALYQLILTDEALIDFSSLYHVQPPLRTRADRDGLREAVKSGVVSAISSHHQPHERDAKLAPFGATEPGISSVELLLPLAMTLVEDGLLDLPTLLARLSAGPAEALRLPAGKLAVGGAADIVLFDPAASTLAGESWLSKGENCPFIGHSLPGVVRYTLVDGRVSHQA from the coding sequence GTGAAGCTCAGCATTCTCGGCGCCCGTGTCATCGATCCAGCCAGCGGCCTGGATCAAGTAACCGATATCCACATCGAAGCCTGCAAGATCGTCGCCATTGGCGCCGCGCCAGCCGGTTTCGTCGCCGTCGACAGCATCGACGCCAAGGGTCTGGTGGCCGCACCGGGCCTGGTTGACCTGAACGTCGCCCTGCGCGAGCCGGGGTACAGCCGCAAGGGTTCGATCGTCAACGAAACCCGCGCGGCCGCGGCCGGCGGCGTGACCAGCCTGTGCTGCCCACCGAAGACCAAACCGGTGCTGGACACCTCGGCCGTCGCCGAGTTGATCCTCGACCGCGCCCGCGAGGCCGGCAACACCAAGGTGTTCCCGATCGGCGCCTTGAGCAAGGGCCTGGACGGCGAACAACTGGCGGAACTGGTGGCCCTGCGCGACGCCGGTTGCGTGGCGTTCGGCAACGGCCTGGACAGCTTCCGCAACACCCGCACCCTGTGCCGGGCGCTGGAATACGCGGCGACCTTCGACCTGACGGTGATTTTCAACTCCCAGGACCACGACCTGGCCGAAGGTGGCCTGGCCCACGAAGGCCCGACCGCGAGCTTCCTCGGCTTGCCGGGCATCCCGGAAACCGCCGAGACCGTCGCCCTGGCCCGGGACCTGCTGCTGGTCGAGCAAAGCGGCGTGCGCGCGCACTTCAGCCAGCTCACCAGTGCCCGTGGCGTGGCCCTGATTGCCCAGGCCCAGGCCCGCGGCTTGCCGGTGACCGCCGATGTCGCCCTGTACCAGTTGATTCTGACTGACGAAGCGCTGATCGACTTCAGCAGCCTCTATCACGTCCAGCCGCCGCTGCGCACCCGCGCCGACCGCGATGGCCTGCGTGAAGCGGTGAAGTCCGGGGTGGTCTCGGCCATTTCCAGCCATCACCAACCCCATGAACGGGACGCCAAGCTCGCGCCGTTCGGTGCGACCGAGCCGGGCATCAGCAGCGTCGAACTGCTGCTGCCGCTGGCAATGACGCTGGTGGAGGATGGCCTGCTGGACCTGCCGACACTGCTGGCACGGCTGAGCGCCGGCCCTGCCGAGGCGCTGCGCCTGCCGGCCGGTAAACTGGCGGTGGGTGGCGCGGCGGACATCGTGCTGTTCGACCCGGCGGCCTCAACCCTGGCCGGTGAAAGCTGGTTGTCCAAGGGCGAGAACTGCCCGTTCATCGGGCACAGTTTGCCGGGCGTGGTGCGGTATACGTTGGTGGATGGGCGGGTGAGTCACCAGGCTTAG
- a CDS encoding NINE protein encodes MNTYQPHHDTHSKVIGYLLWIFGFTGAHRFYYGKPVTGTIWFFTFGLLGIGWLIDLFLIPSMDREADLRFTSGPVEYNVAWILLTFLGVFGVHRMYQGKWISGLLYLLTGGLFFLGVLYDFWTLNDQVSVRNAQNRGTFG; translated from the coding sequence ATGAACACCTATCAACCGCATCACGACACCCATAGCAAGGTGATCGGTTACCTGCTGTGGATCTTCGGTTTCACCGGCGCCCACCGCTTTTATTACGGCAAGCCGGTGACCGGGACGATCTGGTTTTTCACCTTCGGTCTGCTGGGGATTGGCTGGCTGATCGACCTGTTCCTGATCCCGTCGATGGACCGTGAAGCCGACCTGCGTTTTACCTCGGGGCCCGTCGAGTACAACGTCGCGTGGATCCTGCTGACGTTCCTCGGGGTGTTCGGCGTGCACCGGATGTACCAGGGCAAGTGGATCAGCGGCTTGCTGTACCTGCTCACGGGTGGCTTGTTCTTCCTGGGTGTGCTGTATGACTTCTGGACACTGAACGATCAGGTTTCCGTGCGTAACGCACAGAATCGCGGCACGTTCGGGTAA
- a CDS encoding C40 family peptidase, whose product MRPFFKTWLTICLLLPLAAHATNREQRLPNVNGYTPKSHASAPSSKSKKSIKAAPQLSSSKSSLVPPMGTKESSNVLSRAVNVLGTPYRWGGSSPSKGFDCSGLVKYAFNDATFDLPRTSNAMASGHGEKVDRKDLKPGDLIFFNIKSRRVNHVAIYLGNDRFIHAPRRGKSVTIDTLKKPYWEKHYVVAKRVLPKEKNSLQVVQR is encoded by the coding sequence ATGCGTCCATTTTTCAAGACATGGCTAACCATTTGCCTATTATTGCCACTGGCCGCCCACGCCACCAATCGTGAGCAACGTCTTCCGAACGTTAATGGTTACACCCCAAAATCCCATGCTTCTGCTCCTTCGAGCAAAAGCAAGAAGTCGATCAAAGCCGCTCCACAACTGAGCAGCAGCAAAAGCAGCCTGGTGCCTCCGATGGGCACCAAGGAAAGCAGCAATGTGCTGAGCCGCGCGGTGAACGTCCTCGGTACGCCCTACCGTTGGGGCGGCAGCAGCCCGAGTAAAGGCTTCGATTGCAGCGGCCTGGTCAAATACGCGTTCAACGACGCGACGTTCGACCTGCCACGTACTTCGAATGCCATGGCCAGCGGTCATGGCGAGAAAGTCGATCGCAAGGACCTCAAGCCGGGCGACCTGATTTTTTTCAACATCAAGAGCCGTCGAGTCAATCACGTTGCCATCTACCTGGGCAACGACCGCTTCATCCACGCGCCGCGCCGTGGCAAGTCGGTGACCATCGACACCCTGAAGAAGCCGTATTGGGAGAAGCACTACGTGGTCGCCAAGCGGGTTCTGCCGAAAGAGAAGAACAGCCTGCAGGTTGTTCAGCGCTGA
- a CDS encoding type IV pilus twitching motility protein PilT, translated as MDITELLAFSAKQGASDLHLSAGLPPMIRVDGDVRRINLPALDHKEVQALVYDIMNDHQRMEFEKHLETDFSFDVPGVARFRVNAFNQNRGAGAVFRTIPSKVLSMDDLGMGEVFRRITESPRGLVLVTGPTGSGKSTTLAAMIDYLNNNRHHHILTIEDPIEFVHESRKCLINQREVHRDTRSFATALRSALREDPDVILVGEMRDLETIRLALTAAETGHLVFGTLHTTSAAKTIDRVVDVFPGEEKSMVRSMLSESLLAVVSQTLIKKVGGGRIAAHEIMLGTPAIRNLIREDKVAQMYSSIQTGGSLGMQTLDMCLKELVTKGLISREHAREKARSPDNF; from the coding sequence ATGGATATCACTGAGCTGCTGGCGTTCAGCGCCAAACAGGGCGCGTCCGACCTGCACCTGTCTGCCGGGCTGCCACCGATGATTCGTGTGGACGGCGACGTCCGGCGCATCAACCTGCCCGCGCTGGATCACAAGGAGGTTCAGGCGCTGGTGTACGACATCATGAACGACCATCAGCGCATGGAGTTCGAAAAGCACCTGGAAACCGATTTTTCCTTCGATGTGCCCGGTGTCGCCCGCTTCCGGGTCAATGCCTTCAACCAGAACCGGGGCGCGGGTGCGGTGTTTCGCACCATTCCGTCGAAGGTGTTGAGCATGGACGATCTGGGCATGGGCGAGGTGTTCCGGCGGATCACCGAGTCACCCCGGGGCCTGGTGCTGGTGACCGGGCCGACGGGGTCCGGCAAGTCGACCACCCTGGCGGCGATGATCGACTACCTGAACAACAATCGCCATCACCACATCCTGACCATCGAAGACCCAATCGAATTCGTTCACGAGTCGCGCAAATGCCTGATCAATCAGCGCGAAGTCCACCGTGATACCCGCAGTTTCGCCACCGCCCTGCGCTCGGCCCTGCGTGAAGACCCGGATGTCATCCTGGTCGGTGAGATGCGTGACCTGGAAACCATTCGCCTGGCGCTCACGGCTGCGGAAACCGGGCATCTGGTGTTCGGCACGCTGCACACCACCTCGGCGGCGAAAACCATCGACCGGGTGGTGGACGTGTTTCCGGGGGAAGAGAAGTCGATGGTGCGCTCGATGCTCTCCGAGTCACTGTTGGCGGTGGTGTCGCAGACGCTGATCAAGAAGGTCGGCGGCGGGCGAATCGCCGCCCATGAAATCATGCTGGGCACGCCGGCGATCCGTAACCTGATCCGCGAAGACAAGGTTGCGCAGATGTACTCGTCGATTCAGACGGGCGGGAGCCTGGGGATGCAGACGCTGGACATGTGCCTGAAGGAGTTGGTGACCAAGGGCTTGATCAGCCGCGAGCATGCGCGGGAAAAAGCGCGGTCGCCGGATAACTTTTGA
- a CDS encoding YggS family pyridoxal phosphate-dependent enzyme, with translation MSTIADNIARVSSRIRAAALAAHRDEHSVQLLAVSKTKPVEDLREAYAAGLRDFGENYLQEALGKQLELADLPLIWHFIGPIQSNKTRAIAEHFAWVHSVDRLKIAQRLSEQRPADLPPLNICIQVNVSGEASKSGCTPADLPALAQAISELPRLKLRGLMAIPEPTEDRAAQDAAFAAVQNLQASLGLPLDTLSMGMSHDLESAIAQGATWVRIGTALFGARDYPPVHGQS, from the coding sequence ATGTCCACGATAGCAGACAACATTGCACGGGTTAGTTCACGCATCCGGGCTGCCGCCCTCGCCGCCCATCGCGACGAGCACAGCGTGCAGCTGCTGGCGGTGAGCAAGACCAAGCCCGTAGAAGACCTGCGCGAAGCGTACGCCGCCGGCCTCCGCGACTTCGGCGAGAACTACCTGCAGGAAGCCTTGGGCAAACAGCTCGAATTGGCTGATCTGCCCTTGATCTGGCACTTCATCGGCCCCATTCAGTCGAACAAGACTCGCGCTATTGCCGAACACTTCGCCTGGGTGCACTCCGTGGATCGACTGAAAATCGCACAACGCCTGTCCGAGCAACGCCCGGCGGATCTGCCGCCCCTGAACATCTGCATCCAGGTCAACGTCAGCGGTGAAGCCAGCAAGTCCGGCTGCACCCCGGCCGACCTCCCGGCCCTGGCCCAGGCCATCAGTGAACTGCCGCGTCTCAAGCTGCGCGGGCTGATGGCCATCCCTGAGCCGACCGAAGATCGCGCCGCCCAGGACGCTGCTTTTGCTGCCGTGCAGAACCTGCAAGCCAGCCTCGGCCTGCCACTCGACACCTTGTCCATGGGCATGAGCCACGACCTCGAGTCGGCCATCGCCCAGGGCGCCACATGGGTCCGTATTGGTACGGCCCTGTTTGGCGCCCGCGACTATCCACCTGTGCATGGCCAATCTTGA